One genomic window of Novosphingobium aureum includes the following:
- a CDS encoding alpha/beta fold hydrolase: MFPVRYLLKAGLAAASLSLSGVALPAFAQESVTPLGSDLEDFVYPWPVRHMPLTVGAQAAQMAYMDVSPEHPNGQSVVLLHGKNFCGATWESTARALLGAGYRVVIPDQLGFCKSSKPREAQYSFAMMADATHRLLEGAGVEKPIVLAHSTGGMLALRYALMFPDDTARLVLIDPLGLVDRMEEGVPYVPLDKLLETERGKTRESIKRYQLNTYYHGNWRPEYDRWVDMLAGQYATSDDDAVELAQAKTAEMILTQPVSHEFGSLQVPVTLMIGRLDTTTFGKGQAPEAVKARLRPIPEVAQEAAARMPSARIVWFEGRGHSPQVEAPAEFEPRLLEVLEKPAP, from the coding sequence TTGTTCCCAGTCCGTTACCTGCTCAAGGCAGGCCTCGCCGCAGCCAGCCTGTCGCTTTCCGGTGTTGCGCTGCCGGCATTCGCGCAGGAAAGCGTCACCCCGCTCGGAAGTGACCTTGAGGATTTCGTCTATCCCTGGCCCGTCCGGCACATGCCGCTCACGGTGGGGGCGCAAGCTGCACAGATGGCCTACATGGACGTCTCGCCCGAGCATCCCAACGGGCAAAGTGTGGTCCTGCTTCACGGCAAGAACTTCTGCGGCGCGACCTGGGAAAGCACGGCGCGTGCGCTGCTCGGCGCGGGCTACCGCGTGGTCATTCCCGACCAGCTCGGCTTCTGCAAGTCGTCCAAGCCGCGCGAGGCGCAGTACAGCTTCGCGATGATGGCCGATGCGACGCATCGCCTGCTCGAAGGCGCGGGCGTCGAGAAGCCCATCGTGCTTGCACATTCGACCGGGGGCATGCTTGCCTTGCGCTATGCGCTGATGTTCCCTGACGACACCGCGCGGCTGGTGCTGATCGATCCTCTCGGTCTCGTCGACCGCATGGAGGAGGGCGTGCCCTATGTCCCGCTCGACAAGCTGCTCGAGACCGAACGCGGCAAGACGCGCGAGAGCATCAAGCGCTATCAGCTCAACACCTACTACCATGGCAACTGGCGGCCCGAGTACGACCGCTGGGTCGACATGCTCGCCGGGCAATATGCGACGAGCGATGACGACGCGGTGGAACTGGCTCAGGCCAAGACTGCCGAGATGATCCTGACCCAGCCGGTCTCGCACGAATTCGGCTCTCTGCAGGTGCCGGTCACGCTGATGATCGGTCGGCTCGACACGACCACCTTCGGCAAGGGACAGGCACCCGAGGCGGTCAAGGCCAGGCTGAGGCCGATTCCCGAGGTCGCGCAGGAAGCGGCGGCCCGGATGCCCTCGGCGCGGATCGTGTGGTTCGAAGGGCGCGGGCATTCGCCCCAGGTCGAGGCGCCTGCCGAGTTCGAACCGCGCCTGCTCGAGGTGCTGGAGAAGCCGGCCCCCTGA
- a CDS encoding SLC13 family permease, whose product MTFGVNMAHPAIMGCLLLLLFAAFAFELAAPEVVAMVLVAVLLMLGIVATDDVLDAMGNPAPLTIACMFIVSSAMVRTGALDVIATRITGLGKTRPTVSICLFLAVIATMSAFTNNTPLVMMMIPVGMTIAKELDIAPSRILMPISFAAVLGGTVSLLGTSTNILVDGVARKAGLEPFSLFEIAPVGVIVAVVGVAWLGISHRMLPERHTVAGVSAASDNKRFVVSIFIEPGSPYIGEHPEHIDLLSRPERRLVDVLRGDRSLRRNLDDYVLEEGDILVLRTSASDLMTLKEAGRHTLTASSASDPHLVQLSTRGSIMVETLLAPGAEIIGHTLFELRLRRRYGVYPIALHRKGTNLQERFERVPLQVGDTLLIEGAPDDLQRLVEDQQLVNIAEPTTRGYRRNKAWIAVGTMLGIIAAAALDLMPLAGLAVMGVAVVLAMRCVEPEEAFRSVDWQIIALIVAMLTIGTALENTGLVESIVALAKPWLGTMGPIVALCAIYFLSLVLTELVTNNAVAVVVTPIGISLAQALHVDPRPFVVAVMFAASASFLTPIGYQTNTLVYSAGGYKFTDFYKYGFPLTALVAVTTLIVIPLVWPF is encoded by the coding sequence ATGACTTTCGGCGTGAACATGGCCCATCCGGCCATCATGGGCTGCCTTCTTCTGCTTCTTTTCGCGGCCTTCGCCTTCGAACTGGCCGCCCCCGAAGTCGTCGCCATGGTGCTCGTGGCCGTCCTGCTCATGCTCGGCATTGTCGCGACCGACGACGTGCTCGACGCAATGGGCAATCCGGCACCGCTGACTATTGCCTGCATGTTCATCGTCTCCTCGGCGATGGTGCGCACGGGCGCGCTCGACGTGATCGCAACGCGCATCACGGGCCTTGGCAAGACCCGTCCGACGGTCTCGATCTGCCTGTTCCTGGCGGTGATCGCTACGATGTCGGCCTTCACCAACAATACCCCGCTGGTGATGATGATGATCCCTGTCGGCATGACCATCGCCAAGGAACTCGACATCGCGCCCTCGCGCATCCTGATGCCGATCTCCTTCGCCGCCGTGCTGGGCGGAACGGTCTCGCTGCTGGGCACATCGACCAACATCCTCGTCGACGGCGTCGCGCGCAAGGCCGGGCTCGAGCCGTTCTCGCTGTTCGAGATCGCCCCGGTCGGCGTGATCGTGGCGGTCGTCGGCGTCGCCTGGCTCGGCATCAGCCATCGCATGCTGCCAGAGCGCCATACCGTCGCGGGAGTCAGTGCGGCCAGCGACAACAAGCGCTTCGTCGTCTCGATCTTCATCGAGCCCGGCTCGCCCTACATCGGCGAGCATCCCGAGCATATCGACCTGCTCTCGCGCCCCGAACGGCGCCTTGTCGACGTGCTGCGTGGTGACCGCTCCTTGCGCCGCAACCTCGACGACTATGTCCTCGAGGAAGGCGATATCCTCGTTCTGCGTACGTCCGCGAGCGACCTGATGACGCTCAAGGAAGCGGGCCGTCATACCCTCACCGCCAGCTCGGCGAGCGACCCGCACCTCGTCCAGCTTTCGACGCGCGGTTCGATCATGGTCGAGACGCTGCTCGCCCCGGGGGCCGAGATCATCGGACACACCCTGTTCGAACTGCGCCTGCGCCGCCGCTACGGCGTCTACCCGATCGCGCTGCACCGCAAGGGCACCAACCTGCAGGAGCGCTTCGAACGCGTTCCGCTGCAGGTCGGCGACACATTGCTGATCGAGGGTGCGCCCGACGACCTGCAGCGCCTCGTCGAGGACCAGCAACTCGTCAACATCGCCGAACCCACGACCCGGGGCTATCGCCGCAACAAGGCGTGGATCGCGGTCGGCACGATGCTGGGCATCATCGCAGCGGCCGCCCTCGACCTGATGCCGCTGGCGGGCCTCGCAGTGATGGGCGTCGCAGTGGTTCTGGCGATGCGCTGCGTCGAGCCAGAAGAGGCATTCCGCTCGGTCGACTGGCAGATCATCGCGCTGATCGTCGCGATGCTGACAATCGGGACCGCGCTGGAAAATACCGGCCTGGTCGAATCGATCGTCGCGCTGGCGAAGCCATGGCTGGGCACGATGGGTCCGATCGTGGCGCTATGCGCGATCTATTTCCTCAGCCTCGTCCTCACCGAGCTGGTCACCAACAATGCGGTCGCGGTGGTGGTGACGCCCATCGGCATCAGCCTCGCGCAGGCACTCCACGTCGACCCGCGCCCCTTCGTCGTCGCCGTCATGTTCGCGGCGTCGGCCAGCTTCCTGACGCCGATCGGCTACCAGACCAACACGCTGGTCTATTCGGCGGGCGGCTACAAGTTCACCGACTTCTACAAGTACGGCTTCCCGCTCACCGCACTGGTGGCGGTGACCACGCTGATCGTGATCCCGCTGGTCTGGCCCTTCTGA
- a CDS encoding SIMPL domain-containing protein, translating into MKTKALMSAVLMGAGVLALPGLAAPAQAQDLPVQPIATGNTLLSINAEGTSNREPDMAVFNAGVTTQGASASAALSENSTRMNAVFAALKRAGIAEKDIQTSNLSVSPVYAQPARRPDGSYDESERKIVAYQVSNNVSVRQRKLADYGKVIDALVSAGANEVSGPSFTLSQPEEAETEARTAAIKAARERAQLYASAAGLSVVRIVSISESGGYSRPIVVTASKRMADAAPAPSPVAAGEVEVTARLSVQFELAP; encoded by the coding sequence ATGAAAACCAAGGCCCTGATGAGCGCCGTACTGATGGGCGCCGGTGTGCTGGCCCTTCCCGGCCTGGCCGCGCCCGCGCAGGCGCAGGACCTGCCCGTCCAGCCGATCGCGACCGGCAACACCCTGCTCAGCATCAATGCCGAGGGTACCTCCAACCGCGAGCCCGACATGGCGGTGTTCAATGCGGGCGTGACCACCCAAGGGGCCAGCGCCAGCGCCGCGCTCTCCGAGAATTCGACGCGCATGAACGCGGTCTTTGCCGCGCTCAAGCGCGCAGGGATCGCCGAGAAGGACATCCAGACCAGCAACCTCTCGGTCAGCCCGGTCTATGCGCAGCCCGCCCGCCGCCCCGACGGCAGCTACGACGAGAGCGAGCGCAAGATCGTCGCCTACCAGGTCAGCAACAATGTCTCGGTGCGCCAGCGCAAGCTCGCCGACTACGGCAAGGTGATCGACGCACTGGTCTCGGCAGGAGCCAACGAGGTCAGTGGCCCGAGCTTCACCCTCTCGCAGCCCGAGGAGGCCGAGACCGAGGCGCGCACTGCCGCGATCAAGGCCGCTCGCGAACGCGCCCAGCTCTACGCCAGTGCGGCGGGCCTGAGCGTCGTGCGCATCGTCTCGATCAGCGAGAGCGGTGGCTATTCGCGACCGATCGTCGTCACCGCCAGCAAGCGGATGGCCGATGCGGCCCCTGCCCCTTCCCCGGTCGCGGCAGGAGAGGTCGAGGTGACCGCACGTCTTTCGGTTCAGTTCGAGCTTGCACCCTGA
- a CDS encoding outer membrane protein, which translates to MRIALVSLAAVAAAAAATPALANEARVEAHGGVIWDGSDSEAVIGIGAGYDYDLGESTFVGIEGSADKILTDNTRVSWGIGGRAGFKVTPATKVYAAANWQSKYCRFCNSAVGVGGGVQQDIGQRYYVKAEYKHLLVGDNTPDADQGLVGVGVKF; encoded by the coding sequence ATGCGTATTGCACTCGTTTCGCTCGCAGCCGTTGCCGCTGCAGCCGCAGCCACCCCCGCACTTGCCAACGAAGCCCGCGTCGAGGCGCACGGCGGCGTGATCTGGGACGGCAGCGACAGCGAGGCCGTGATCGGCATCGGTGCCGGTTACGACTACGACCTCGGTGAGAGCACCTTCGTTGGTATCGAAGGCTCGGCCGACAAGATTCTGACCGACAACACCCGCGTGAGCTGGGGTATCGGTGGCCGTGCGGGCTTCAAGGTGACCCCGGCGACCAAGGTCTATGCTGCAGCCAACTGGCAGTCGAAGTACTGCCGTTTCTGCAACAGCGCCGTGGGCGTTGGCGGCGGCGTCCAGCAGGACATCGGCCAGCGTTACTATGTCAAGGCCGAGTACAAGCACCTGCTCGTGGGCGACAACACCCCCGATGCAGACCAGGGCCTCGTCGGCGTCGGCGTGAAGTTCTGA
- the purB gene encoding adenylosuccinate lyase produces MVPRYARPAMTAIWEPEARYRIWFEIEAHAAVKMGELGTVPEAAGKALWDWWATNPKVDVEAIDAKEAVLKHDVIAFLDWVAEQVGPEARFMHQGMTSSDILDTTLNVQLVRAADILLADLDDLLAAIKRRAMEHKYTPSIGRSHGIHAEPVTFGLKLAEAYAEFSRAKKRLIAAREEVATCAISGAVGTFANVDPSVEVYVADKMGLEIEPVSTQVIPRDRHAMFFATLGVIASSIERVAVEVRHLQRTEVLEAEEYFSPGQKGSSAMPHKRNPILTENLTGQARIIRSYAMPAMENVALWHERDISHSSVERFIGPDATITLDFALARLTGVIDKLLVYPERMQKNLDRMGGLVHSQRVLLALTQAGLSRDTSYRLVQRNAMKVWESDGQLSLMELLKADEEVAAALTAEQIEEKFNLDYHFKHVDTIFDRVFAD; encoded by the coding sequence ATGGTCCCCCGTTACGCCCGCCCCGCCATGACCGCGATCTGGGAGCCCGAAGCGCGCTACCGCATCTGGTTCGAGATCGAGGCGCACGCCGCCGTGAAGATGGGCGAGCTGGGAACCGTTCCCGAGGCCGCTGGCAAGGCGCTGTGGGACTGGTGGGCGACCAACCCCAAGGTCGACGTCGAAGCCATCGACGCCAAGGAAGCGGTGCTCAAGCACGATGTGATCGCGTTCCTCGACTGGGTTGCCGAACAGGTCGGCCCCGAGGCACGCTTCATGCATCAGGGCATGACCAGCTCGGACATTCTCGACACCACGCTCAACGTCCAGCTCGTGCGCGCCGCCGACATCCTGCTGGCTGACCTCGACGACCTGCTCGCCGCGATCAAGCGCCGCGCGATGGAGCACAAGTACACCCCCTCGATCGGCCGCAGCCACGGCATCCACGCCGAGCCGGTGACCTTCGGCCTCAAGCTCGCCGAAGCCTACGCCGAGTTCTCCCGCGCGAAGAAGCGCCTGATCGCGGCGCGCGAGGAAGTCGCGACTTGCGCGATCTCCGGCGCGGTCGGCACCTTCGCCAACGTCGATCCCTCGGTCGAGGTCTATGTCGCCGACAAGATGGGCCTCGAGATCGAGCCGGTCTCGACCCAGGTCATCCCCCGCGACCGCCACGCCATGTTCTTCGCGACGCTGGGCGTCATCGCCAGCTCGATCGAGCGCGTCGCCGTCGAAGTCCGCCACCTCCAGCGCACCGAAGTGCTCGAGGCCGAGGAATACTTCTCGCCGGGCCAGAAGGGCTCCTCGGCGATGCCGCACAAGCGCAACCCGATCCTCACCGAGAACCTCACCGGCCAGGCCCGCATCATCCGCTCCTACGCGATGCCCGCGATGGAGAACGTGGCGCTGTGGCACGAGCGCGACATCTCGCACTCCTCGGTCGAGCGCTTCATCGGTCCCGACGCGACGATCACGCTCGACTTCGCGCTCGCGCGTCTCACCGGCGTCATCGACAAGCTGCTCGTCTACCCCGAGCGCATGCAGAAGAACCTCGACCGCATGGGCGGCCTCGTCCACTCGCAGCGCGTCCTGCTCGCCCTCACCCAGGCGGGTCTCTCGCGCGACACCTCCTACCGCCTCGTCCAGCGCAACGCGATGAAGGTGTGGGAATCGGACGGCCAGCTTTCCCTCATGGAGCTGCTCAAGGCCGACGAGGAAGTGGCTGCAGCGCTCACGGCCGAGCAGATCGAGGAGAAGTTCAACCTCGACTACCACTTCAAGCACGTCGACACGATCTTCGATCGCGTCTTCGCCGACTGA
- the pyrF gene encoding orotidine-5'-phosphate decarboxylase produces the protein MSNNPIYLALDLPRLDAAEAMARKVASHIGGIKLGLEFFCAHGHHGVRELQKLGLPIFLDLKLHDIPNTVAAAMQAIHVLEPAIVTIHATGGRAMMEDAKAAAGENTKVVAVTVLTSLDSDDLGAIGIKADPMEQALRLAELSQAAGLDGIVCSGHEVGAIHKQWKDGFFVVPGLRLPDGKHSDQKRIVSPREARDAGASVLVIGRPIRGAEDPLAAARAIEATL, from the coding sequence ATGAGCAACAACCCGATCTATCTCGCCCTCGACCTGCCCCGCCTCGACGCTGCCGAGGCCATGGCGCGCAAGGTCGCGAGCCACATCGGCGGGATCAAGCTCGGGCTCGAGTTCTTCTGCGCCCACGGCCACCACGGCGTGCGCGAGCTGCAGAAGCTGGGCCTGCCGATCTTCCTCGATCTCAAGCTCCACGACATCCCCAACACCGTCGCCGCCGCGATGCAGGCGATCCACGTGCTCGAACCGGCCATCGTCACCATCCACGCCACCGGCGGGCGCGCGATGATGGAGGATGCCAAGGCGGCCGCGGGCGAGAACACCAAGGTCGTCGCGGTGACCGTGCTCACCAGCCTCGACAGCGACGATCTGGGCGCCATCGGTATCAAGGCCGACCCGATGGAGCAGGCCCTGCGCCTTGCCGAGCTCTCGCAGGCCGCAGGGCTCGACGGCATCGTATGCTCGGGCCACGAGGTCGGCGCGATCCACAAGCAGTGGAAGGACGGCTTCTTCGTCGTGCCCGGCCTGCGCCTGCCCGACGGCAAGCATTCGGACCAGAAGCGCATCGTCTCGCCGCGCGAGGCACGCGATGCGGGCGCGAGCGTGCTCGTCATCGGCCGTCCGATCCGTGGCGCCGAGGACCCGCTCGCCGCAGCGCGCGCCATCGAGGCCACGCTCTAG
- a CDS encoding cupin domain-containing protein: MKTFRARDFTADAAWGSALLADFGEVTAKLHWTDQPYRWHVNTGAEVFTVLDGVVEMHSRDASGTVSVTRLEAGDGVSVEPGDEHVAHPQGPARILVVERKDSE, encoded by the coding sequence GTGAAGACCTTCCGCGCCCGTGACTTCACCGCCGATGCGGCCTGGGGCAGCGCGCTTCTCGCCGACTTCGGCGAGGTGACCGCCAAGCTGCACTGGACCGACCAGCCCTACCGCTGGCACGTCAACACCGGCGCCGAGGTCTTTACCGTGCTCGACGGCGTGGTCGAGATGCACAGCCGCGATGCCTCGGGCACGGTCAGCGTGACCCGCCTCGAGGCGGGTGACGGCGTCAGCGTAGAACCCGGCGACGAGCACGTCGCCCACCCCCAAGGACCAGCGCGTATCCTGGTCGTCGAGAGAAAAGACAGCGAATGA
- a CDS encoding lipopolysaccharide assembly protein LapA domain-containing protein yields the protein MKFVRTLTWIVITAVLVSFIAMNWVKVPVNFWPLDDGNYIHFQWPVGFVALFFFALGVIPVWLYFRAMRWRLNRRIASLENTLRASSMPAETAPAALAAEPTVETGTTTTASNPAPDA from the coding sequence ATGAAGTTCGTCCGCACCCTGACGTGGATCGTGATCACCGCCGTCCTCGTCTCCTTCATCGCGATGAACTGGGTCAAGGTGCCGGTCAATTTCTGGCCGCTCGACGATGGCAACTACATCCATTTCCAGTGGCCGGTCGGCTTCGTCGCGCTGTTCTTCTTCGCCCTCGGCGTGATCCCGGTCTGGCTCTACTTCCGCGCGATGCGCTGGCGTCTCAACCGCCGCATCGCCAGCCTCGAGAACACCCTGCGCGCCAGTTCCATGCCTGCCGAAACCGCACCTGCTGCCCTCGCCGCAGAACCGACGGTCGAAACCGGCACGACGACGACCGCTTCAAACCCCGCACCGGATGCCTGA
- the trpB gene encoding tryptophan synthase subunit beta, protein MTVQTPSSPAPNSLRSLPDANGHFGQFGGRYVAETLMPLILDLEKEYRAAKEDPAFWAEFDSLMKDFVGRPSPLYHAPRMTEHFRALAPAGPNGEKRGPKIYFKREELNHTGAHKINNCIGQILLAMRMGKTKIIAETGAGQHGVATATVAARFGLPCKIFMGAKDIERQKPNVFRMRLLGAEVVSCESGSQSLKDAMNDALRYWVANVHDTFYIIGTAAGPHPYPELVRDFQSVIGKETREQIMEKEGRLPDMLVAAVGGGSNAIGLFHPFLDDPDVAMTGIEAAGHGIDTDKHAASLMGGKPGILHGNKTYLLQDEDGQITEAHSISAGLDYPGLGPEHSWLHEAGRVAYVPITDKQALEAFTLCCELEGIIPALESAHALAALPQLTAQMDADKLLVVNVSGRGDKDIFTVAEALGVEL, encoded by the coding sequence ATGACAGTCCAGACGCCTTCCAGCCCCGCACCCAACTCCCTGCGCTCGCTGCCCGACGCGAACGGCCACTTCGGCCAGTTCGGCGGTCGCTACGTCGCCGAGACGCTGATGCCGCTGATCCTCGATCTCGAGAAGGAATACCGCGCGGCCAAGGAAGACCCCGCGTTCTGGGCAGAGTTCGACTCGCTGATGAAGGATTTCGTCGGTCGCCCGAGCCCGCTCTACCATGCCCCGCGCATGACCGAGCACTTCCGCGCCCTCGCGCCCGCGGGTCCCAATGGCGAAAAGCGCGGCCCCAAGATCTACTTCAAGCGCGAGGAGCTCAATCACACCGGCGCGCACAAGATCAACAACTGCATCGGCCAGATCCTGCTGGCGATGCGCATGGGCAAGACCAAGATCATCGCCGAGACGGGCGCGGGCCAGCACGGCGTCGCCACCGCGACGGTCGCCGCGCGCTTCGGACTGCCGTGCAAGATCTTCATGGGCGCCAAGGACATCGAGCGCCAGAAGCCCAACGTCTTTCGCATGCGCCTGCTCGGCGCCGAGGTCGTATCCTGCGAGAGCGGCTCTCAGTCGCTCAAGGATGCGATGAACGACGCGCTGCGCTACTGGGTCGCAAACGTCCACGACACCTTCTACATCATCGGCACCGCCGCCGGTCCGCATCCCTATCCCGAGCTCGTGCGCGACTTCCAGTCGGTCATCGGCAAGGAGACGCGCGAGCAGATCATGGAGAAGGAAGGCCGCCTGCCCGACATGCTGGTTGCGGCCGTGGGCGGGGGATCGAACGCGATCGGCCTGTTCCACCCCTTCCTCGACGATCCCGACGTAGCGATGACCGGCATCGAGGCCGCAGGCCATGGCATCGACACCGACAAGCACGCCGCCTCGCTGATGGGCGGCAAGCCCGGCATCCTTCACGGCAACAAGACCTACCTGCTGCAGGACGAGGACGGCCAGATCACCGAGGCGCACTCGATCTCGGCGGGGCTCGACTATCCCGGCCTTGGCCCCGAGCATTCGTGGCTGCACGAGGCTGGCCGCGTCGCCTACGTGCCGATCACCGACAAGCAGGCGCTCGAGGCCTTCACCTTGTGCTGCGAGCTCGAGGGTATCATCCCCGCGCTCGAGAGCGCCCATGCGCTTGCCGCACTGCCCCAGCTCACCGCGCAGATGGACGCGGACAAGCTGCTCGTGGTCAACGTTTCGGGTCGCGGCGACAAGGACATCTTCACCGTCGCCGAGGCGCTGGGGGTCGAGCTGTGA
- a CDS encoding phosphoribosylanthranilate isomerase: MTTPAIKICGISTSEALDAAIRARADYAGFVFFAKSPRNVTPREAAQLSARAAGRIARVGLFVDADDATIGEAMEAASLDVLQLHGKETPERAAQLGARFGVAVWKALSVASAADVSRATDYAGAVERVLFDAKTPKGTLPGGMGLSFDWSLVANWKGPVAWGLAGGLAPGNVAEAIVRTATPLVDTSSGVESAPGVKDEGLIARFCEAVRSAG, encoded by the coding sequence ATGACCACGCCTGCCATCAAGATCTGCGGTATCTCCACCAGCGAAGCGCTCGACGCGGCGATCCGCGCGCGGGCCGATTACGCCGGTTTCGTCTTCTTCGCGAAGAGCCCGCGCAACGTCACCCCCCGCGAGGCCGCGCAGCTCTCTGCGCGCGCGGCCGGCCGGATCGCGCGCGTCGGCCTCTTCGTCGATGCCGACGATGCGACGATCGGCGAGGCCATGGAGGCAGCGAGCCTCGATGTCCTCCAGCTCCATGGCAAGGAAACGCCCGAACGCGCCGCCCAGCTCGGCGCGCGGTTCGGCGTCGCGGTGTGGAAGGCGTTGAGCGTCGCCAGCGCCGCCGACGTGTCGCGTGCAACCGATTATGCCGGGGCCGTCGAGCGCGTGCTGTTCGACGCCAAGACGCCCAAGGGCACGCTGCCGGGCGGCATGGGCCTCAGCTTCGACTGGTCGCTGGTCGCCAACTGGAAGGGGCCTGTGGCCTGGGGACTTGCCGGAGGCCTCGCGCCCGGCAACGTCGCCGAGGCCATCGTGCGCACCGCCACCCCGCTGGTCGACACCTCCTCGGGCGTCGAGAGCGCGCCGGGCGTCAAGGACGAGGGCCTGATCGCGCGCTTCTGCGAGGCGGTCCGCAGCGCGGGCTGA